A stretch of Brassica rapa cultivar Chiifu-401-42 chromosome A08, CAAS_Brap_v3.01, whole genome shotgun sequence DNA encodes these proteins:
- the LOC103834641 gene encoding uncharacterized protein LOC103834641 — MARRSGDCMKCLVIFAVVSALVVCGPALYWKFNKGFAGSTRKNSVCPPCACDCPPPVSLLELAPGLANLSVTDCGGDDPELKQEMEKQFVDLLTEELKLQEAVADEHSRHMNVTLAEAKRVASQYQKEAEKCNAATEICESARERAEALLIKERKITALWEKRARQSGWEGE; from the exons ATGGCGCGTCGTTCCGGAGACTGCATGAAATGTCTGGTGATCTTCGCTGTTGTATCTGCTTTAGTGGTGTGTGGGCCTGCCCTGTATTGGAAATTCAACAAGGGTTTCGCTGGATCCACTCGTAAGAACTCTGTTTGTCCTCCTTGCGCATGTGATTGCCCACCTCCTGTGTCTCTCCTCGAGCTTGCTCCTG GGCTTGCGAATCTCTCTGTTACAG ATTGTGGAGGTGATGATCCAGAGCTCAAACAGGAAATGGAGAAGCAGTTTGTGGATCTTCTTACCGAGGAGCTGAAGCTTCAAGAAGCAGTTGCAGATGAGCACAGCCGTCATATGAACGTTACCCTCGCAGAAGCTAAGAGAGTTGCATCTCAGTACCAAAAGGAAGCTGAGAAATGCAACGCCGCCACCGAGATTTGTGAGTCAGCTAGGGAGAGAGCTGAAGCTTTGTTGATCAAGGAGAGGAAGATCACTGCTTTGTGGGAGAAGAGAGCTCGGCAATCAGGGTGGGAAGGTGAGTAA